A part of Candidatus Hydrogenedentota bacterium genomic DNA contains:
- a CDS encoding sugar phosphate nucleotidyltransferase, giving the protein MHVRKAVITAAGRGVRLYPVAETVQKGMLPIVDRDGLAKPVIQIIAEEALDSGVEEVCVICAPGDESRYRAQLHLLRDNLLHAYEGVDWAREQAQRIDRVLRHLHFAVQEEPRGYGHAVYLAREFVEDEPFLLLLSDHLYVSHMPSRRCAQQLIDVAVREECAVAVVQVTREHLVGHYGTLSGKRVPDAPGLYQIEKIIEKPSLSMAELHLQTPGLRAGFYLCLFGMHVLPPSVFDALEPEVAAHKNGDPEIQLTPALQELAKRERYLAVEVSGSRYDIGSRFGMLQTQLAISMAGKDRDEVLRVLVDVLAEAGMRRPAG; this is encoded by the coding sequence ATGCACGTCAGAAAGGCAGTCATCACGGCGGCGGGTCGCGGCGTACGGTTGTATCCCGTGGCTGAAACGGTTCAGAAGGGAATGCTGCCCATTGTGGACCGCGACGGATTGGCAAAACCGGTCATTCAGATCATCGCCGAGGAAGCGCTCGACAGCGGTGTCGAGGAAGTCTGCGTGATCTGCGCTCCGGGCGATGAGTCGCGATATCGCGCCCAACTCCATCTGCTGCGCGATAATCTTCTTCACGCCTACGAAGGCGTGGATTGGGCACGGGAACAGGCGCAACGAATTGATCGCGTGTTGCGCCACCTGCATTTTGCCGTGCAGGAAGAACCGCGCGGTTACGGCCATGCCGTGTATCTTGCGCGCGAATTCGTTGAGGACGAGCCTTTCCTGCTGCTGCTAAGCGATCATCTCTACGTGTCACACATGCCCAGCCGCCGGTGCGCGCAGCAATTGATTGACGTTGCGGTACGCGAGGAATGCGCCGTCGCGGTGGTGCAGGTCACGCGGGAACATCTGGTCGGCCATTACGGAACCTTGAGCGGTAAGCGTGTGCCGGACGCACCGGGTCTGTACCAAATCGAGAAAATCATCGAGAAACCCTCGCTGAGCATGGCTGAATTGCACCTGCAAACGCCGGGATTGCGGGCGGGATTTTATCTCTGCCTGTTCGGCATGCATGTGCTGCCGCCGTCGGTGTTTGACGCGCTCGAGCCGGAAGTGGCGGCCCACAAGAACGGCGATCCGGAGATCCAATTGACGCCGGCTTTACAGGAACTTGCAAAACGCGAACGGTATCTGGCGGTCGAAGTGTCCGGATCCCGCTACGATATAGGATCCCGTTTCGGAATGCTCCAGACGCAACTCGCGATCAGCATGGCCGGTAAGGATCGCGACGAGGTCCTGCGAGTGTTGGTGGACGTGTTGGCCGAAGCCGGCATGCGTCGGCCGGCCGGATGA